A genomic segment from Microbulbifer elongatus encodes:
- a CDS encoding BapA/Bap/LapF family prefix-like domain-containing protein, translated as MKVQVVTKSSGNVEEFDGASLALNEPGIVKLSLTEDEVQSYTRSGNDLIVQLVSGEFVTIHGFFSPAGDNTKSDLFLQDPGSDEVLLAHFSEEGSFFSTSLVSSSTDLAGVVPGSQQVCPWVWAALSAIGIAAIADAVDDDDDNDRNNGNGREGRDTFEPFTPTAFSAPPPVDSPPAVDAPPPSEPPAPPPPDGDADADSDADADADADADADADADADADADADADADADADADADADADADADADADADADADADADADADADADADADADADADADADADADADADADADADADADADADADADADADADADADADADADADADADADADADADADADADADADADADADADADADADADADADADADADADADADADADADADADADADADADADADADADADADADADADADADADADADADADADADADADADADADADADADADADADADADTDADADADADADADADADADADADADADADADADADADADADADADADADADADADADADADADADADADADADADADADADADADADADADADADADADADADADADADADADADADADADADADADADADADADADADADADADADADADADADADADADADADADADADADADADADADADADADADADADADADADADADADADADADADADADADADADADADADADADADADADADADADADADADADADADADADADADADADADADADADADADADADADADADADADADADADADADADADADADADADADADADADADADADADADADADADADADADADADADADADADADADADADADADADADADADADADADADADADADADADADADADADADADADADADADADADADADADADADADADADADADADADADADADADADADADADADADADADADADADADADADADADADADADADADADADADADADADADADADADADADADADADADADADADADADADADADADADADADADADADADADADADADADADADADADADADADADADADADADADADADADADADADADADADADADADADADADADADADADADADADADADADADADFELVDVNDEAVLQCEITLEAEATPDTDSDSQLDVAGITIADLASLNIGTGHPLVEFGLDEDTNETVFDLDISGVLGIGVLNDYVLIVERFEGGSWERVDDAENNLDGGLLSLSVLGLGGTSGQVTLENLEPGSYRATLVPDPDLIDVSVGITRSIDVTATDFTEIESIVGSVNAEDNFITQSASGDTSNLEVQSVTFDGNLVTPSGGEIEIEGDYGTLVMQTDGSYVYTPDEESGSAGTDTFSVTVVDTETNETLSANLIIEVTKEVIPDDGDADADADADADADADADADADADADADADADADADADADADADADADADADADADADADADADADADADADADADADADADADADADADADADADADADADADADADADADADADADADADADADADADADADADADADADADADADADADADADADADADADADADADADADADADADADADADADADADADADADADADADADADADADADADADADADADADADADADADADADADADADADADADADADADADADADADADADADADADADADADADADADADADADADADADADADADADADADADADADADADADADADADFELVDVNDEAVLQCEITLEAEATPDTDSDSQLDVAGITIADLASLNIGTGHPLVEFGLDEDTNETVFDLDISGVLGIGVLNDYVLIVERFEGGSWERVDDAENNLDGGLLSLSVLGLGGTSGQVTLENLEPGSYRATLVPDPDLIDVSVGITRSIDVTATDFTEIESIVGSVNAEDNFITQSASGDTSNLEVQSVTFDGNLVTPSGGEIEIEGDYGTLVMQTDGSYVYTPDEESGSAGTDTFSVTVVDTETNETLSANLIIEVTKEVIPDDGDADADADADADADADADADADADADADADADADADADADADADADADADADADADADADADADADADADADADADADADADADADADADADADADADADADADADADADADADADADADADADADADADADADADADADADADADADADADADADADADADADADADADADADADADADADADADADADADADADADADADADADADADADADADADADADADADADADADADADADADADADADADADADADADADADADADADADADADADADADADADADADADADADADADADADADADADADADADADADADADADFELVDVNDEAVLQCEITLEAEATPDTDSDSQLDVAGITIADLASLNIGTGHPLVEFGLDEDTNETVFDLDISGVLGIGVLNDYVLIVERFEGGSWERVDDAENNLDGGLLSLSVLGLGGTSGQITLENLEPGSYRATLVPDPDLIDVSVGITRSIDVTATDFTELESIVGSVNAEDNFITQSASGDTSNLEVQSVTFDGNLVTPSGGEIEIEGDYGTLVMQTDGSYVYTPDEESGSAGTDTFSVTVVDTETNETLSANLIIEVTKEVIPDDGDADADADADADADADADADADADADADADADADADADADADADADADADADADADSDADADADADADADADADADADADADADADADADADSDADADADADADADADADADADADADADADADADADADADADADADADADADADADADADADADADADADADADADADADADADADADADADADADADADADADADADADADADADADADADADADADADADADADADADADADADADADADADADTDADADADADADADADADADADADADADADADADADADADFELANVAGNAAVECEITYDEEPVPETDSDTEFDALGVSIGSLVSLDIGSGHPLVEFGLDESTNETVFDLEISGALGIGVLNQYVLIVERFEGGSWSRVDDAENNLSGGLLSLSVLGLGGTSGQVTLDNLDAGEYRATLVPDPGLISVGVALTRDISVTATDLLEVETVVGSQTATGNFISESASGDTTNLEIQSVTFNGNEVTPTGGEINIAGDHGSLVIQTDGSYVYTPTEALDNEGTDVFSIEVVDTDTNQALSADLSIEVTKEVVASGEAAVSSFAMEMDGEADESSDDDFVVQTNEAGLETLQWQGGADTIALGDYSDSFEGIEAVDLDQGNAVTLSVGLDDLLSISAGDDSFYINGDSEDSVDILSEWSASTSGTAHGIDYHVYVATDDPELELWVETGITVV; from the coding sequence ATGAAGGTTCAGGTAGTCACAAAATCCAGTGGCAATGTCGAAGAGTTTGATGGAGCTTCCCTGGCATTAAATGAGCCGGGAATAGTCAAGCTGTCTTTGACGGAAGATGAAGTACAAAGCTACACACGATCTGGTAATGATTTAATTGTTCAGCTGGTTTCCGGGGAGTTCGTAACGATTCACGGATTCTTTTCACCAGCCGGAGATAACACAAAAAGCGACCTTTTTCTGCAAGATCCTGGTTCGGATGAAGTGCTACTTGCTCATTTCAGTGAAGAAGGCAGTTTCTTCTCAACCTCGCTGGTGAGTAGCAGCACCGATCTGGCCGGCGTGGTACCTGGCAGTCAGCAGGTTTGCCCGTGGGTTTGGGCGGCGCTGTCCGCTATAGGTATCGCTGCCATTGCGGATGCGGTTGATGACGATGATGACAACGACAGAAACAATGGAAATGGGAGAGAAGGACGAGATACCTTCGAGCCATTTACCCCGACCGCTTTTTCTGCTCCTCCCCCTGTAGATAGCCCACCAGCTGTAGACGCACCGCCCCCATCCGAGCCGCCAGCGCCTCCACCGCCGGATGGGGACGCCGATGCGGATTCAGATGCGGACGCTGATGCCGATGCCGATGCCGATGCCGATGCGGATGCCGATGCGGATGCGGATGCTGACGCCGACGCGGATGCGGATGCCGATGCCGACGCCGACGCCGATGCCGATGCGGATGCGGACGCCGATGCAGACGCTGACGCGGATGCCGACGCGGATGCAGACGCAGATGCAGATGCCGACGCGGATGCGGATGCCGATGCGGATGCTGACGCGGATGCTGATGCCGACGCCGATGCAGATGCCGACGCGGATGCCGATGCAGATGCCGATGCCGACGCCGATGCGGATGCCGATGCGGATGCTGACGCTGATGCTGATGCTGATGCTGATGCAGATGCCGACGCGGATGCTGATGCCGATGCCGATGCCGACGCTGATGCGGATGCCGACGCGGATGCGGATGCCGATGCAGATGCAGATGCCGACGCGGATGCCGATGCCGACGCTGATGCCGATGCCGATGCCGATGCTGACGCCGACGCTGATGCGGATGCGGATGCTGACGCTGACGCTGATGCGGATGCGGATGCGGATGCGGATGCGGATGCTGATGCGGACGCGGACGCGGATGCGGATGCCGATGCCGACGCGGATGCGGATGCGGATGCGGATGCTGACGCCGACGCCGACGCCGACGCCGACGCCGACGCGGACGCTGATGCCGACGCTGATGCTGATGCCGACGCTGATGCCGACGCTGATGCTGATGCCGACGCTGATGCGGATGCCGACGCTGATGCGGATGCCGACGCTGATGCGGATGCCGACACTGATGCGGATGCTGACGCTGATGCGGATGCGGATGCGGATGCGGATGCCGATGCTGACGCTGATGCAGATGCTGACGCGGATGCGGATGCTGACGCCGACGCCGACGCCGACGCCGACGCCGATGCCGACGCAGATGCCGATGCGGACGCTGACGCGGATGCCGATGCGGACGCCGATGCAGATGCCGACGCAGATGCCGATGCGGACGCCGACGCCGATGCAGATGCCGACGCCGACGCCGATGCGGACGCTGATGCCGATGCCGATGCCGATGCAGATGCCGACGCAGATGCCGATGCGGACGCCGACGCCGATGCAGATGCGGACGCCGATGCGGACGCGGATGCCGATGCGGATGCCGACGCCGACGCCGACGCCGATGCGGACGCCGACGCAGATGCGGATGCGGATGCGGATGCCGACGCTGACGCTGACGCGGATGCGGATGCTGACGCTGACGCTGATGCAGATGCCGACGCCGACGCCGATGCCGATGCGGATGCAGACGCGGATGCTGATGCCGATGCCGATGCCGATGCTGACGCGGATGCCGATGCAGACGCTGATGCGGATGCCGATGCAGACGCTGATGCCGATGCAGACGCTGATGCCGATGCAGATGCGGATGCTGACGCCGACGCCGACGCCGATGCCGATGCCGATGCCGATGCCGATGCCGATGCCGATGCCGATGCCGATGCCGATGCCGATGCGGATGCGGATGCAGATGCTGACGCCGACGCTGATGCAGATGCAGATGCAGATGCTGACGCCGACGCTGATGCAGATGCAGATGCAGATGCGGATGCCGATGCCGATGCCGATGCCGATGCAGATGCCGACGCCGATGCGGACGCTGATGCCGATGCGGATGCCGATGCGGATGCTGACGCTGATGCAGATGCAGATGCAGATGCGGATGCCGATGCGGACGCGGATGCAGATGCCGACGCCGATGCGGATGCCGATGCGGATGCTGACGCCGACGCCGACGCCGATGCCGATGCGGATGCAGATGCTGACGCCGACGCGGATGCCGATGCTGATGCCGATGCCGATGCCGATGCCGACGCCGACGCCGACGCCGACGCCGACGCCGATGCTGATGCCGATGCCGATGCCGATGCCGATGCCGATGCCGACGCGGATGCCGATGCTGATGCGGACGCTGACGCTGACGCTGACGCTGACGCTGACGCGGATGCCGATGCCGATGCGGATGCTGACGCCGACGCTGATGCCGATGCCGATGCCGATGCCGATGCCGATGCCGATGCCGATGCAGATGCCGATGCAGATGCCGATGCGGATGCGGATGCTGACGCCGACGCCGATGCTGACGCCGATGCCGATGCCGATGCCGATGCCGATGCCGACGCCGATGCAGATGCGGACGCAGATGCGGACGCTGACGCCGACGCGGATGCCGATGCCGACGCGGATGCGGACGCCGACGCGGATGCGGATGCCGATGCCGACGCCGATGCGGATGCCGATGCCGATGCCGATGCGGATGCGGATGCTGACGCCGACGCTGATGCCGACGCGGATGCGGACGCAGATGCGGATGCTGACGCGGACGCTGATGCCGACGCGGATGCGGACGCAGATGCGGATGCTGACGCGGACGCCGATGCTGACGCCGATGCCGATGCCGATGCCGATGCCGATGCCGACGCCGATGCAGATGCGGACGCAGATGCGGACGCTGACGCCGACGCGGATGCCGATGCCGACGCGGATGCGGACGCCGACGCGGATGCGGATGCCGATGCCGACGCCGATGCGGATGCCGATGCCGATGCGGACGCAGATGCGGATGCTGACGCGGACGCTGATGCTGATGCAGATGCCGATGCCGATGCCGATGCTGATGCCGATGCTGATGCTGATGCCGATGCGGATGCCGATGCTGACGCCGACGCCGACGCCGATGCTGACGCGGATTTCGAGCTTGTAGATGTAAATGACGAAGCGGTTCTGCAGTGTGAGATCACGCTAGAGGCCGAAGCTACTCCGGATACTGACAGTGACTCTCAGTTGGATGTCGCAGGTATCACTATCGCGGATCTGGCAAGCCTGAATATCGGCACAGGTCACCCTCTTGTTGAGTTCGGTCTGGACGAAGACACGAACGAAACAGTATTTGACCTAGATATATCCGGGGTGCTGGGAATTGGTGTACTTAATGACTACGTCTTGATCGTCGAGCGATTTGAAGGCGGGTCATGGGAGCGTGTTGATGATGCTGAAAACAATCTTGATGGCGGTCTGCTGTCTCTCAGCGTGCTGGGCTTGGGCGGGACGTCTGGCCAGGTAACACTGGAGAACCTGGAGCCCGGATCATATCGCGCAACCCTGGTTCCGGATCCTGACCTTATCGACGTCAGCGTAGGTATTACGCGAAGCATTGACGTGACAGCTACAGACTTTACAGAAATTGAAAGCATCGTCGGAAGTGTGAATGCGGAAGACAATTTCATTACACAGTCGGCTAGTGGTGATACGAGCAACCTGGAAGTTCAGTCGGTAACCTTCGATGGAAATTTGGTAACACCTAGCGGTGGCGAGATCGAAATAGAAGGTGATTACGGTACGCTGGTAATGCAGACGGACGGTAGTTACGTCTATACGCCTGATGAAGAGTCTGGCAGTGCCGGTACAGATACTTTCTCTGTAACCGTTGTTGATACGGAAACCAATGAAACCTTGTCTGCAAATCTGATCATCGAGGTTACGAAAGAAGTTATTCCTGATGACGGCGACGCCGACGCCGACGCCGATGCGGATGCCGACGCAGATGCCGACGCAGATGCCGACGCCGATGCCGATGCTGACGCCGATGCCGACGCCGACGCCGACGCCGATGCTGATGCTGATGCTGATGCCGATGCCGATGCCGATGCCGATGCCGATGCCGATGCCGATGCCGATGCCGACGCGGATGCCGATGCTGATGCGGACGCTGACGCTGACGCGGATGCCGATGCCGATGCCGATGCCGATGCCGATGCTGACGCTGATGCTGACGCTGACGCTGACGCTGACGCTGATGCCGATGCGGATGCCGATGCAGACGCTGATGCGGATGCGGATGCGGATGCGGATGCGGACGCAGATGCGGATGCGGATGCTGACGCTGATGCGGATGCGGATGCGGATGCGGATGCGGACGCTGATGCGGATGCGGATGCCGATGCGGATGCCGATGCGGATGCTGACGCGGATGCCGACGCCGACGCCGACGCCGACGCTGACGCCGATGCAGATGCAGATGCAGATGCAGATGCTGACGCCGACGCCGACGCCGATGCCGATGCCGATGCCGATGCCGATGCCGATGCCGATGCCGATGCCGACGCCGATGCAGATGCGGACGCAGATGCGGACGCTGACGCCGACGCCGATGCCGACGCCGATGCGGATGCCGATGCCGATGCGGACGCAGATGCGGATGCTGACGCGGACGCTGATGCAGATGCAGATGCAGATGCAGATGCAGATGCCGATGCCGATGCCGATGCCGATGCCGATGCCGATGCCGATGCCGATGCGGATGCGGATGCTGACGCCGACGCCGATGCCGATGCCGATGCTGATGCCGATGCTGATGCCGATGCCGATGCTGACGCCGACGCCGATGCCGATGCCGATGCCGATGCCGATGCTGATGCCGATGCTGATGCTGATGCCGATGCGGATGCCGATGCTGACGCCGACGCCGACGCCGATGCTGACGCGGATTTCGAGCTTGTAGATGTAAATGACGAAGCGGTTCTGCAGTGTGAGATCACGCTAGAGGCCGAAGCTACTCCGGATACTGACAGTGACTCTCAGTTGGATGTCGCAGGTATCACTATCGCGGATCTGGCAAGCCTGAATATCGGCACAGGTCACCCTCTTGTTGAGTTCGGTCTGGACGAAGACACGAACGAAACAGTATTTGACCTAGATATATCCGGGGTGCTGGGAATTGGTGTACTTAATGACTACGTCTTGATCGTCGAGCGATTTGAAGGCGGGTCATGGGAGCGTGTTGATGATGCTGAAAACAATCTTGATGGCGGTCTGCTGTCTCTCAGCGTGCTGGGCTTGGGCGGGACGTCTGGCCAGGTAACACTGGAGAACCTGGAGCCCGGATCATATCGCGCAACCCTGGTTCCGGATCCTGACCTTATCGACGTCAGCGTAGGTATTACGCGAAGCATTGACGTGACAGCTACAGACTTTACAGAAATTGAAAGCATCGTCGGAAGTGTGAATGCGGAAGACAATTTCATTACACAGTCGGCTAGTGGTGATACGAGCAACCTGGAAGTTCAGTCGGTAACCTTCGATGGAAATTTGGTAACACCTAGCGGTGGCGAGATCGAAATAGAAGGTGATTACGGTACGCTGGTAATGCAGACGGACGGTAGTTACGTCTATACGCCTGATGAAGAGTCTGGCAGTGCCGGTACAGATACTTTCTCTGTAACCGTTGTTGATACGGAAACCAATGAAACCTTGTCTGCAAATCTGATCATCGAGGTTACGAAAGAAGTTATTCCTGATGACGGCGACGCCGACGCCGATGCGGATGCCGACGCAGATGCCGACGCAGATGCCGACGCCGATGCCGATGCTGACGCCGATGCCGACGCCGACGCCGACGCCGATGCTGATGCTGATGCTGATGCCGATGCCGATGCCGATGCCGATGCCGATGCCGATGCCGATGCCGACGCGGATGCCGATGCTGATGCGGACGCTGACGCTGACGCTGACGCTGACGCGGATGCCGATGCCGATGCCGATGCCGATGCCGATGCCGATGCTGACGCTGATGCTGACGCTGACGCTGACGCTGATGCCGATGCGGATGCCGATGCAGACGCTGATGCGGATGCGGATGCGGATGCGGATGCGGACGCAGATGCGGATGCGGATGCTGACGCTGATGCGGATGCGGATGCGGATGCGGATGCGGACGCTGATGCGGATGCGGATGCGGATGCCGATGCGGATGCCGATGCGGATGCTGACGCGGATGCCGACGCCGACGCTGACGCCGATGCAGATGCAGATGCAGATGCAGATGCTGACGCCGACGCCGACGCCGATGCCGATGCCGATGCCGATGCCGATGCCGATGCCGACGCCGATGCAGATGCGGACGCAGATGCGGACGCTGACGCCGACGCCGATGCCGACGCCGATGCGGATGCCGATGCCGATGCGGACGCAGATGCGGATGCTGACGCGGACGCTGATGCAGATGCAGATGCAGATGCAGATGCCGATGCCGATGCCGATGCCGATGCCGATGCCGATGCCGATGCCGATGCGGATGCGGATGCTGACGCCGACGCCGATGCCGATGCCGATGCTGATGCCGATGCTGATGCCGATGCCGATGCTGACGCCGACGCCGATGCCGATGCCGATGCCGATGCCGATGCCGATGCCGATGCGGATGCAGATGCTGACGCCGACGCGGATGCTGATGCGGACGCAGATGCCGACGCCGATGCTGACGCGGATTTCGAGCTTGTAGATGTAAATGACGAAGCGGTTCTGCAGTGTGAGATCACGCTAGAGGCCGAAGCTACTCCGGATACTGACAGTGACTCTCAGTTGGATGTCGCAGGTATCACTATCGCGGATCTGGCAAGCCTGAATATCGGCACAGGTCACCCTCTTGTTGAGTTCGGTCTGGACGAAGACACGAACGAAACAGTATTTGACCTAGATATATCCGGGGTGCTGGGAATTGGTGTACTTAATGACTACGTCTTGATCGTCGAGCGATTTGAAGGCGGGTCATGGGAGCGTGTTGATGATGCTGAAAACAATCTTGATGGCGGTCTGCTGTCTCTCAGCGTGCTGGGCTTGGGCGGAACGTCTGGCCAGATAACACTGGAGAATCTGGAGCCCGGATCATATCGCGCAACGCTGGTTCCGGATCCTGACCTTATCGACGTCAGCGTGGGTATTACGCGAAGCATTGACGTAACAGCTACAGACTTTACGGAACTTGAAAGCATCGTCGGAAGTGTGAATGCGGAAGACAATTTCATTACACAGTCGGCTAGTGGTGATACGAGCAACCTGGAAGTTCAGTCGGTAACCTTCGATGGAAATTTGGTAACACCTAGCGGTGGCGAGATCGAAATAGAAGGTGATTACGGTACGCTGGTAATGCAGACGGACGGTAGTTACGTCTATACGCCTGATGAAGAGTCTGGCAGTGCCGGTACAGATACTTTCTCTGTAACCGTTGTTGATACGGAAACCAATGAAACCTTGTCTGCAAATCTGATCATCGAGGTTACGAAAGAAGTTATTCCTGATGACGGCGACGCCGATGCGGATGCAGACGCAGACGCTGATGCAGATGCCGACGCCGACGCCGATGCGGATGCGGATGCGGATGCGGACGCCGATGCCGACGCCGATGCCGATGCCGATGCCGACGCCGATGCCGATGCCGATGCCGATGCCGATGCCGATGCTGACGCCGATTCCGACGCCGACGCCGATGCCGATGCGGATGCAGATGCCGACGCCGATGCCGATGCCGACGCCGACGCCGACGCCGATGCCGATGCCGATGCCGATGCCGACGCCGATTCGGATGCGGATGCCGACGCAGATGCCGATGCGGATGCGGATGCGGATGCGGATGCGGACGCAGATGCGGATGCGGATGCTGACGCTGATGCGGATGCGGATGCGGATGCGGATGCGGATGCGGATGCGGATGCGGATGCTGACGCGGACGCCGATGCCGATGCGGATGCCGATGCGGATGCTGACGCGGATGCCGACGCCGACGCCGACGCCGACGCCGACGCCGACGCCGACGCCGACGCCGACGCTGACGCCGATGCAGATGCAGATGCTGACGCCGACGCCGACGCCGACGCCGACGCCGATGCCGATGCCGACGCGGACGCAGATGCGGATGCCGACGCTGATGCTGATGCAGATGCCGACGCCGATGCGGATGCCGACGCTGACGCCGATGCCGACGCGGACGCCGACGCTGATGCAGATGCAGATGCAGATGCAGATGCCGACGCCGACGCCGATGCGGATACCGACGCTGACGCCGATGCGGATGCGGATGCGGATGCGGACGCCGACGCCGATGCTGATGCGGATGCTGATGCCGATGCCGATGCCGACGCCGACGCCGATGCGGACGCAGATGCCGACTTCGAGCTAGCGAATGTAGCCGGCAATGCTGCGGTCGAGTGTGAGATTACCTATGACGAGGAGCCGGTACCGGAAACAGATAGTGACACCGAGTTTGATGCATTGGGCGTCAGCATTGGCAGCCTCGTAAGTCTCGATATTGGAAGCGGCCACCCATTGGTCGAGTTCGGCTTGGATGAAAGCACTAATGAAACGGTGTTCGATCTCGAGATTAGCGGTGCGCTGGGAATCGGGGTTCTGAATCAGTATGTGCTGATTGTCGAGCGTTTCGAAGGTGGATCCTGGTCGCGGGTTGATGATGCCGAGAATAACCTGAGTGGAGGTTTGCTCTCACTTAGTGTGCTTGGTCTGGGTGGTACATCCGGTCAGGTAACCTTGGATAACCTGGATGCAGGTGAGTACCGAGCGACCCTGGTCCCGGATCCTGGTCTGATCAGTGTTGGTGTCGCGCTCACCCGTGATATATCTGTTACGGCAACGGATTTACTGGAAGTTGAGACCGTGGTCGGTAGCCAGACCGCGACTGGAAACTTCATCAGTGAATCCGCCAGTGGTGACACTACTAATCTCGAGATCCAGTCAGTCACTTTCAATGGAAACGAAGTCACGCCGACCGGCGGTGAGATAAACATTGCAGGTGATCATGGAAGTTTGGTGATACAGACTGACGGAAGCTATGTCTATACGCCGACGGAAGCTCTCGACAATGAGGGTACGGATGTGTTCAGTATTGAAGTAGTGGATACCGATACGAACCAAGCCTTGAGCGCCGATTTGAGCATCGAAGTAACCAAAGAGGTTGTGGCCTCCGGTGAGGCAGCCGTGAGTTCTTTCGCCATGGAAATGGATGGAGAGGCTGATGAGTCATCGGATGACGACTTCGTGGTACAAACCAATGAGGCTGGATTGGAGACTCTTCAGTGGCAGGGTGGAGCGGATACCATTGCCCTGGGTGATTACAGCGATTCATTTGAAGGGATCGAGGCCGTTGATCTGGACCAGGGCAACGCCGTCACTCTGTCGGTTGGCTTGGATGACCTGCTATCGATCTCTGCCGGTGATGACAGCTTCTATATCAACGGTGATAGCGAGGACTCGGTCGATATCCTGAGTGAATGGTCTGCTAGTACTTCAGGAACTGCGCACGGAATCGACTATCACGTATATGTGGCAACGGATGATCCCGAGCTGGAACTTTGGGTCGAGACTGGTATCACCGTCGTCTAA
- a CDS encoding D-alanyl-D-alanine carboxypeptidase family protein produces the protein MKYPPSSSTSPVTAKSAIGVIIRDKKARLIYEKNSERLIYPASITKLLTALTAIEIVVKNNISPITLVEVAESDDIEGSGRNLKPGDRLSFLDCIANLLISSSNMSANVIAREMGGILVARGTDSNAAPTDCFIREMNLVARQLRMKNAYFINAHGLANKAQRCSARDLSLLVKKCSENTIIRGLWNKLRYTIPVHGENAREISIKSSFIFSTLSEVPAINIPQFRGGKSGALWPSYFNLAAVSALNPGTTLISVTAGSPSPKERYNDYLSMVRLGQELTASEQTTPSS, from the coding sequence GTGAAATATCCGCCATCATCAAGCACATCACCTGTAACCGCCAAAAGTGCTATCGGCGTTATCATTCGCGACAAAAAAGCAAGGTTGATCTACGAGAAGAATTCTGAACGCCTGATCTATCCGGCATCAATAACAAAGCTACTCACCGCATTAACCGCAATAGAGATTGTTGTAAAAAACAACATATCCCCAATCACCCTCGTCGAAGTAGCAGAGAGTGACGACATTGAGGGGTCTGGTCGAAATCTGAAGCCCGGTGATAGACTCTCGTTTCTGGACTGCATTGCAAACCTGTTGATCTCATCCTCGAACATGAGTGCAAATGTCATCGCACGAGAAATGGGCGGTATTCTTGTGGCACGCGGCACCGACTCAAACGCAGCACCGACAGATTGTTTTATTCGCGAGATGAATCTGGTTGCACGCCAATTGCGGATGAAGAACGCCTATTTTATCAATGCGCACGGTTTAGCGAATAAGGCGCAACGCTGTAGCGCCCGAGATTTATCACTTCTCGTTAAAAAATGCTCGGAAAATACAATCATCCGCGGACTATGGAACAAATTGCGCTACACAATACCGGTTCACGGTGAGAACGCACGCGAAATTTCGATAAAATCCAGCTTTATTTTCTCGACCCTTTCGGAAGTTCCGGCAATTAACATCCCACAGTTCCGTGGAGGGAAGTCTGGCGCACTTTGGCCTTCCTACTTCAACCTTGCCGCGGTTTCAGCGTTGAATCCCGGTACAACCCTTATTTCAGTTACCGCGGGATCGCCATCACCGAAAGAACGCTATAACGACTATCTCTCGATGGTACGTCTAGGTCAAGAACTCACAGCCAGTGAACAGACCACGCCGTCGAGCTGA